Genomic DNA from Hyperolius riggenbachi isolate aHypRig1 chromosome 10, aHypRig1.pri, whole genome shotgun sequence:
GCCTGGATATACTGGATGCTTGAGTTAATGTATGCACAGTAGAGAGGTGATGATCTAGAGCTCTTTTACCAGGAAACTGCTTTTCACACTCTGAGCAGGTAAACTGCTTGTCACCTGTGTGAATGAGCATATGTTTTGTCAATGTGTCTTTTGaagcaaaatatttcccacatacTGCACATGGAAACGGTTTCTCTCCCGTGTGACTCCTCTCATGTATATGAAGTGTAGACTTGCAAATGAACTTTTTCCCACATTCTTTGCACTCAAAcggtttctctcctgtgtgacttctctcatgTATAAGAAGATAAGACTTCTGGCTAAACTTTTTCCCACATTCCCGGCACTCAAAcggtttctctcctgtgtgacttctctcatgTATAAGAAGATAAGACTTCTGGCTAAACTTTTTCCCACATTCACAGCACTCAAAcggtttctctcctgtgtgaattctctcatgTCTAAGAAGATTAGACGTCTGGCTAAACTTTTTCCCACATTCACGGCACTTAAACGGCTTCTCTGCTGTATGACTTCTCTCATGTTTAAGAAGATCAGACTTCTGGGCAAACTTTCTCCCACATTCACTGCATTTAAATGGTTTCTCTACCATATGACAGCTTTCATGTTGAACAAGGTGAAATTTAAGGCGGAAACCTTCTCCACATTCAGAACACTTATAGTGTGTCTCTTTGCTATGGGTTGTCAGGTGGCTGGTGAGATGTGGCTTTGTagagaaacatttcccacactcagggcaCTCATGCAACTTCTCTCCAGTATGGACAAGGTGGTGGGATTGTAGTTGGGCTCTGGTGGGGAAGCTTTTAGTGCATTCAGAACATGAAAAGCGTTTGACTTCCATGTGAGAAAGTGTATGTTTACGGAGTATGTTATTTGCAGcataacttttcccacactcagtacactgGAAAGGCCTTTCTCCTGTATGATACCTCTGTTGGgttataagcgctgatttatgatgaaaccctttcccacactcatcaCACTGAATTGCCTTCACCCCAGTGTGGATGTGCTGATGACTCTGAAGATGTTGTTTTTGAGTAAagcgtttcccacactctgaacatgcatAAGGCCGCTCTCCTGTATGTAGCCTCTTGTGAATCGCTAGATAGGATTTATATATGAAGTGTTTCCCACACTCATCACAGGAGAACTCCGACTTTCCTTTGGATGTTGTCTTTTGCTCTTGCTCCTCTGTGTCAGAGTGGGAGTCCAGCTCATCATTAGAGGGGTTGTACTCTGACTCATTGCTGCTGTCACCCCATTCATCTGATGTCACTAATCTGTCATCTGTCACTTTCTGCTCTTCTGGTTCCTGGTCACCATGGATGGAATCTGGCAAGATGCCTGTTTTCTTGGAAGTTCTTTTGGAACGTGTAACAACGGCTGTAACAGAAAACAACAGTGATTTATCACTTACAACTCAACTCTCTCTAACATCTATTTTATTGTTGTTTGTGTGTTACTTTTATTGCGGTGTGTGCAGCCATTGGAATTTGTTTTTTAGAGTCTAGTCACCAAACCCAACTTTTGAAATGATttgctgcagcaaaataaaaatttgGGAAACCAATATGAGGATTGTACAGTTGAAGCCAGCAGTGAATATGGCTTTTAAGAAAAGTATTATAATTTGCCCAAAGTAATACCACCGATCTCTTTTTGGGTTAGTAGTAATTACCAGTTTAGCTACTGTTTCCAAGATGGTTGAATGATAACAGCCTGACCTTGGAGGCAATCATTCACATCCTGATTGGAAATGAATAGGGTAGCGATTGATCCTCTACAGCATTACCCCCCTTTAGATTGTTAGCCTCTTTGGCAAGGTCTCCCTCCCCCCAAGAATGATTAAAAACAAAAGAGAGCGCGTTGAAATAGAGTAACCAATATGTGCACTGTCCTATCCAGGACAGGTCTAACCTGAATGCAATGTGTCCGTCAGTATTGCCCAGCTGAATCCAGCATGTGTCCCCTTTAAGGCAGCCAGGGATCAGGCTCTCCAGGTGGGGACAATGCGGTCTATGTGGCAAAGCCAACAATCATAGGTCTGTTGCAGAGCGATGAAGAGGCAGCAGACTTCTGGATGTTGGCTTTACCGCCTAGACTACATCGTCACCACCTGGAGAGCCTGGTCCCCGGCTGCCTTAAAGGGGACACGTACTGGATTCGGCTGGGCAATACTGACTGCCGCATTGCATTcgggtgagacctgtcctggataaGACAGTGCACATATCGTTTCCTCTATTTCAGAGCGCTCTCTGTTGTTTTTAATCCCATTTTAGTGGATCTAATAGAGCTGCCTACATTGGATTGCCTGATCACATCTTGGGATTCATCCCTATCCCATATCCCCCTAGTGTGTCCACCAATGTTacccttcccatggactaacatggacttgaattgctgtaaaatcgcatGATCACGCGTCTTTACCCTGTAAGCGtgcataaccttgtgctatgttgtataaccttgcacTCGGTCTAACagcccttgtttacattgtatgtatgcctaattattgtccagtgctgtgtaatattttggcgctgtataaatacaataaataataagaatAAGTCTAGATTACATTTAAACATGCAGTGATTAGCTCATTGCTACCATTTTGATTGTTTTAAACACTTGCGTgctataggcttacacccccctagtgaccaggctatttgttacaattcaggccactgcagctttacctatgcgctgcatggccatacaacttagcgcaGAAATGAATcctcccttttcttgccaccaacaaagctttctgttggtagcatctgattgctgctgtgatgtttttctttcattgatttatgttttttttttaataaatcatttttaaaaaatatttttgtattccgAGATCAAATCAGCGTGATCCCTCTTGTAGGCATCAGCCTACGAGAGGGATCACTTTGTGTGCCTCCCCTGGCAGCTCAGTGACAGATCTGTCCCTCGTACAGCGTTGCAGtacattgcagcactgtacaactgATTGCAGgctgctgtttcttttttttcaacctgccagccatagccggcctttgacctgagcgaccggagcggtcgcttagggcgccagcttccaagggggcgcctatagctggttacctatactgagggcacccacacctgctttcctatactgggggcacctatagctggctacccttactgagggcaccaacacctggctacctataatggaggcacctacgcctggctagagATGGCCGGAACCTCTGCAAACGttcgcaaaccgccatagacttcaatggggaggcgaacttgaaaaattagaaaaaattatgctggccagaaaagtgatggaaaatatgtttcaaagcatctaacacctggagggagacatggttgactgggatagacgtcaaaagtcccttaaaaaaatgtattttcacacaaagcagtgttttaagggcagaaatcacattcaatgctaaattgcaggcctacactacagcatgtgtatacatcaatcagggagtgtaattctccctcctcctctggaggatcttgtcttccagggatttgtaggatgtcaaaagcacgctcacatacattggccaggaatcaaacccaggtcaactgcttggagggcagttatgctcaccactatactaccaacagtacaggctgaagccggcctagctggcctgggaaggatgaaaagctaggtggccatgcaaccattcctgctaacctaaagcttacttgtgtcttacaacacattggcttaagactttaccaaatccaatgctccaatatggggaagcttctctgtttgctgtggtgtcacagttcactcatctcttaaactacaagaaaggcccaggagtagtcttagctaccgtaatatctatgttatggcagggccattattacactttctcttacaaggttatggaaaccgttttgcccatgcgataaagcgaggtgcaaaaatgaaatcatgcctagcagagactGGTTTAGATCCATCAAcctttgggttatgggcccagcacacttccgctgcgccactctgcagtctgcttacatttgtatacaatcttcaagtttaagaaggataCATtcattgaaatagttacactacaatctacgttacagcaaggccctaatgacactttctcttaaggggctatggccacctagcttttcatccttcccagggcagttaggctggcttcagcctgtagtgttggtagtatagtggtgagcatagctgccctccaaacagttgacctgggttcgattcctgaccaatttatgtgagcgtgcttttgacatcctacaaatccctggaagacaagatcctcctcctccagaggaggagaaggaagagaggagggagcagttgtggggtgctatataaggaataaaaatcagccaggagcaagctaacaaacctacaagagcctaactaagctttccctagcagagtctgtcagcagctgtctcttcactaattactgtaggcagatgagtgagtaaaatggccggagaacattgccttttataagggggggtggggctccaggagtgagtgtagtctgattggcgacaatgtgcctgctgactgtgatgtagagggtcaaagttgaccctaatggagcattatgggggcgaaccgaaaactttgccttcgctggcgaacgtgaaccacccaaagttcgcctggaaccattcgcgggtgaaccgttcgggccatctctacgcctggctacctatgggggggatggagacctttaactgacttcttatactgggggcacctatgcttggcaatctaaagtacagaccaaaagtttggacacaccttctcattcaaagagttttctttattttcatgactatgaacattgtagattcactctgaaggcatccaaactatgaattaacacatgtggaagtatagtacataaccaacaagtgtgaaacaactgaaaatatgtcatattctaggttcttcaaagtagccaccttttgctttgattactgctttgcacactcttggcattctcttgatgagcttcaagaggtagtcacctaaaatggtcttccaacagtcttcccagagatgcttagcacttgttggcccttttgccttcactctgcagtccagctcaccccaaaccatctcgattgggttaaggtctggtgactgtggaggccaggtcatctggtgtagcaccccatcactctccctcctggtcaaatagcccttacacagcctggaggtgtgtttgaggtcactgtcctgttgaaaaataaatgatagtccaactaaacgcaaaccgaatggaatagcatgccgctgcaagatgctgtggtagccatggtggttcagtatgccttcaattttaaataaatccccaagtgtcaccagcaaagcacccccacaccatcacacctcctcttccatgcttcacagtgggaaccaggcatgtagagaccatccgttcaccttttctgtgtCGCACAAAGacatggtggttggaaccaaaaatctcaagtttggactcatcagaccaaagcacagatttccactggtctaatgtccattccttgtgttctttagcccaaataagtcttttctgcttgttgcctgtccttagcagtggtttcctagcagatattctaccatgaaggcctgattcacacagtctcctcttaacagttgttctagagatgtgtctgctgctagaactctgtgtggcattgacctggtctctaatcagagctgctgttaacctgcgatttctgaggctggtgactcggatgaacttatcctccgcagcagaggtgactcttggtcttcctttcctggggcgtgtGGATCTAAGGATATGTGTTTTGTGCATTAAGCTTAGCTAGTGTTAAAGGGTTAAACACTTAGTATTACAGTTTAAGCAGCTGTACGATACCATAAAAGACAAAAgcctgtcacttaaagtagggtCAGGGAACTGACTTGACATATGTTGCACAAAAGGAACACAAACTGGTGCAGATATTTTTACTCTCCTCAGGAAATGAGCATGTCTGGAAGATGAGGCCCACCATGTCTGTGAGATGAGGCCCCTCAGAGAAAAGGAAGTATTAGAAAAGCCTGGCTGTAGTAAAGACATATAAGGAGAAAgaactgaactctgaactctcacTGGTCAGATGCCTACTTTCACTGATGACCCCACCTTTGACCTGACATCATCAGAAGACACCCAGAAAGACAAAGAGGACTATAAGGGAGGGTGGGCTGAGCGGGAACTTCACTTCTCCTTCTGGTAGAGCTGCGCTTAGCTCAGCCCCATGTAATCCAGAGAGAGAGAAGCCGCACGTGTGTAATAAACAACGCTTTGTCTCTGAAACAAATTCTGTTTCCTCCGGTGCTTCTAAGTAGATAAGGTTGCTTTTTTACTTCAACATCTTTGGTCCTTCTAACCGGAAGCACTGGATCGTAGACAAACTGGACCTCTGGTTGAGTGCCGCTGGACGTCTAATCACAGCTGACGTCCACCCAAAGTCCTCCGGGGCCCACGAGGTAACCTGTCAACAGAGGCCACTCGACACAGTCTCCATCGTCCTCGACAGCTGCTTCCAAAGAACCACAGACGGAGGAGACAGTTCAGAGACATCGCGTACCCCTGAGGGTCCCGGGTCCATTGATTCTAACTACAGAAACGTAAGTGTTACTTCCTTTTTCCTATTCACAAGGAGTAGATGTGAATGTTTGAGTCGGAGGTGACAGAAAAATCCTTAAGGTAGTCCAGAGAGAAAGGGACTGATAGTTGTTGTTGTCACAGCTCATTTGTAATTCTCAAACCCAGGCATGGGACAAGGAAGTAACAAACCCCGTCCTCTAGAGGCCACAGATGACGAGGTCATCATGCACAGAAGGGATCCTTCTTACACAAAGAAGTGTGGCCTCTGGCGGGCGCGGTTTCAATTCCCGGGTCACTTACACCCCAAGCAATGCCGGGCCCTCATAAAACGTATTAAGGATGAAGCTAAAGGTGATGTGAGGTTAGAATGAAGGTTTGGTCTGCAGCAAGCAGAAATATGGAAGGATGAGGCAGATAAGAAAAAGAAAGATGTTtgttcattttactttgggaaaAAGACTAACGATGTTGAAAGTGACTATGTGACTGCACACACACGACAAAATGACCCAGAGAGTAGTAGGGGGGAAGAGGTGGAGGACGAGGTAGTCGATAGGTGTGACCGGTCTCCTTCCCCCGTTAGCAGGACACCCCAACTCAGAGCAAGCTCGGTGCCTGCACATAGATCTGTGTCCACCCCCACTAACAGGATGACAAGCAAAAAGACTACATTTAAACCTGAACCAAAACAGACAGAGAAGACAAGGGGCAGACCAAGGAAGGTAGAAACTGCCataaaggaggaggaggcggaggctCACCTACAGGAGGATTATGCCCATCCTCCTCCGCCCCTCTATGTTAATGTATATCCACCCTTGCCAAAAGAGGAAGTACCTACAGCACCTTCCCCATCACCTCACCCTATGGTGCAGTCTATGCCCATGATAGAACTCCCAAATGGCGCAGGGAGCATACAGGAGGTCTACAGACCTTGGACTGAGGATGATATGATTAGTGCTCTCAAAGGTATTCCTGCCCCAAAGGAAGATATAGCAGACTGTATAAAAGGGCTAAGGGGCTTGAGAGCTAGCTTTAAATTAACAGCATTAGAATGCGACCGAGTCCTCAGGCGAATGAATGGTACTTCCTGGAGTGAGGTAGATGAGAAATGGAAAATGTATCACCCTGCAGAAGGGACAAATCCACCTAAGCTTTTTGACTGGGGCAGTGAAGATCTGAAAGGAGCATTTGAAGCGGTACTAGACCGCATGGAAACATATTACAAAGTAACCCCAGACTACAGTAAGCTTTCATCCATAACCCAAAAACCAACTGAAACTGTAGATGACTTAGTAGCAAGGGTAATGGATGCTTTTGACAAATACAGTGGCCTTACAAGGCCTGCAAACAGGGCTGATAACAGTCCATGGGAACAGCAACTTAAAGCCCAAATAGACAGGTCCTTGCGAGAGGACTTGCAGTGGTTTATCCACAAGCATTTAGTGACCTGGCGTACGTGCAGGTTACAAGACTTTCTGGAATATGCTAGGCATGCAGAAAGAACTGAGAGAGACAAAAGGAGGAAGCAAAAGAAAGTTACCACAGCTGCCACATATGCTTTAGACTATGACAGCAGCAGTGACAAGGACAGCAGTGACTGTGTATATGTAAATGACACTGTGCCTCGCCCTAGGCGAAGGATTAAAGATTATGAGGGGAAGCGTGAAAGAGGAGAATGTTTTTCTTGTGGTGAGAAAGGTCACTTTGCTCGAAATTGCCCAAAGAGGGAGAGAAGAAGTAGACCCACCGCATGACTAGATGGTATAGACAGCAGTGACAGTGAGACTAACATTCAGCACCAGAGGACGTGTATAAACATTGATTACGCAGACACCCACAAACCCGAAATAACCCTGCTAGTGGGAGGGAATAAGATCAGATTTCTGGTGGATACTGGTGCATGTCGctctgtcttaaggtggccatacatggtacaatttttcaattagataatttagttcgattattcagttagatcgaatataaagatttttccagcatgtccgatcatttttcccgaaaaaacgggataatcgttcgaatttcttgatcgaaaaaaaaaatattttcaacttttattcaattcgatcatttagatcgaataaacgggaaaatcgaacgtttttattgtaccgtgtatggccaccattaggagcTTCAACTCACATTCGCTGGGAAAAGGAAGCAGGCACTGTTCTGACTCGcaatgcaggaggaggagtggaatgcGAGTCCACCACTAAGCCCATAGAGGTCAGAGACCCCTTGTCAAGCATAACAGTGTCTTGCAGTTTTGTGATTTCCCGCAAATGTCCTATAAATCTGTGTGGGAGAGATTTGATAGGTGACTTGCAGCTGGCAATTAAACCTGGCAGAGACTCGCTACAGATTAAAAGGCTTAAGCAGCCATTCCCCTCCCCGCAGTCGGGTGAGCACGAGAAAAGCATGGGCTTCCACTGGTATGGGATCATCCTGGGCAATGAAGTACTCGACTGGATGACAAGGGACGCAGGTTCCCCCAGTAATGAACAAGACATGATAGAAGTACCTCATGTTACCACTCATGTCATACTTGATGGTAGTCGTGACACAGACTATGAAGCAAGCTTCCCACTGGGCATGACAGTAAAAATAGCTGTTGATGGCCCTTGGGAAGACAATAATGGGAACACACTGTATAAGGTCACAATTCCAGGCTGGGCTCACAGGCCAACTAAAGGCATATTGCAGGACACCCTGTACACAATTCCTGATTCAGCACCTCACATCTCCCTGTACAAGCCAAAGTGGGGAAAGTGGGAGGTGGGGGGAAAGCTCCTGAAGAGATGGAAACAGGGGAGAACAACAGGGAACCATTATGAGAGGTTCTCAGAGTGTGTGGGTATCTTCACACACCTTACCAGTTTGCCTACCAAGGCCAACTGCAGGATGAAGTTAGAATGACATATACTGTCCAGTATTCCATAGAAGTTGTGGGCAATGTCTAAAACTGATGTCGGTCTGATCAAAAATTCTGAGCAAATCGTTGTTGTACCCAAGGGCCCCTACAGGCCATATAAACCACAGTACCCTTTAAAGCCAGAAGCAATGGCAGGTATCCGTCCCATAATACAGGGCCTACTTGACAAAGGCGTGTTAATCCcatgtgactcctccccctgtaaCATGCCCCTTTTCCCTGTACTCAAACCTTTAACACAAGAATACAGATTAGTACACGACCTACAAGCGGTTAACGCCGCTGTAATACCAAGAGCACCTGTGGTACATGACCCTAATACCATACTCAATGGTATTACACCTACCTGCAAGACTTTTAGTGTCGTGGATCTCTCAAATGCGTTCTATTCAATCGAGGTCCATCCAGACAGCAGATTCTGGTTCGCCTTCACATTCCAGGGTAAAAGGTACACGTACACCCGGATGCCCCAAGGGTACTGTGAAAGCCCAGCAATCTACTCACAGGAAATTACTCGCTCTTTAGAGCCCTTCCCTGTGCCAGAGGACTGCAAACTCCTCATTTATGTAGATGATCTTTTGGTAGGGGCCTTTACTGCTCAGAAATGTGAAAAGGTGACCATACAGTTGCTCTGCttcctggcagagcagggtcacaaGGCCTCAAAGGCCAAACTGCAGTTCTGTCTGCCTTAAGTCAAATACCTAGGCCAACTGATCTCAGCAGCTGGCAGAACCTTAGAGCAGACCAGAGTTCAGGCCATACAGACCATGACTAGGCCAAAAACAAAGAAAGAGATGATGTCATTTCTTGGAAACCTGAACTATTGCAGGGCTAGGATAATACACTGTTCAGCCCTAGTGAAACCACTTTACAATGCCATACATCAACATCCCATGGCACTCAATGACACAATTGCATGGACTGATGAACTTGATGAGCAGTTCAAACGTTGTCAGCAAACACTTAAGGATCCCCTTGTACTCGCCTTTCCTGACTATACTAAGGCATTTCATTTGTATGTTGATTGCAGAGACAAATGCATGACAGCTGTAATGACACAAAGGTGGGGAGACAAAATGAGACCTTTGGGCTTTTACTCACGCCCACTTGATGCTGTAGCCTGTGCTTTACCATCCTgtgttcaggctgtcattgctgcAGCTATGGCTGTTGAGATTACTGCCTCTCTTGTGCTTTACCATCCCTTAGAAGTGCTTGTTCCACATGCTGTTCATGCCCTCTTGTTGCAGGATAAAATGACACTACTTACTC
This window encodes:
- the LOC137534527 gene encoding zinc finger protein 585A-like; protein product: MRGVRRVMVMVCQQDGADTTYILSAGKELERPGEQTGSSQPTAVVTRSKRTSKKTGILPDSIHGDQEPEEQKVTDDRLVTSDEWGDSSNESEYNPSNDELDSHSDTEEQEQKTTSKGKSEFSCDECGKHFIYKSYLAIHKRLHTGERPYACSECGKRFTQKQHLQSHQHIHTGVKAIQCDECGKGFHHKSALITQQRYHTGERPFQCTECGKSYAANNILRKHTLSHMEVKRFSCSECTKSFPTRAQLQSHHLVHTGEKLHECPECGKCFSTKPHLTSHLTTHSKETHYKCSECGEGFRLKFHLVQHESCHMVEKPFKCSECGRKFAQKSDLLKHERSHTAEKPFKCRECGKKFSQTSNLLRHERIHTGEKPFECCECGKKFSQKSYLLIHERSHTGEKPFECRECGKKFSQKSYLLIHERSHTGEKPFECKECGKKFICKSTLHIHERSHTGEKPFPCAVCGKYFASKDTLTKHMLIHTGDKQFTCSECEKQFPGKRALDHHLSTVHTLTQASSISRPTNNVQISAHTGEGPLQSPRSSLVSPEKMYECSECPKVFTHKTHFTAHLRTHTGEKPFACSDCGKSFTQKGQMEAHKLKLHGGEKTFKCSECGKCFFLKSHLTYHMRGHTGERPFICSECGKCFKVKAHLVTHQRTHTGEKPYYCPICDKSFADSGSLVKHKIIHTEEKPFVCSKCGKGFKRNKELESHQRIHTGEKPFVCTECGKAYKDRSSLVLHQKNHTGDKRFTCSECGKRFSINSELIKHRMTHSDERPVPCLECGKCFRDKKSLVIHQRSHTGEKPYECQECGKCFSNHGILGNHVKTHTAL